The following nucleotide sequence is from Zea mays cultivar B73 chromosome 1, Zm-B73-REFERENCE-NAM-5.0, whole genome shotgun sequence.
CAGCTTGTGTCTGCTTGGTTTGAAGTGAGTGATTCCACTGATCGATTTGTTATGGCAACTATCTATGCGATGGTGTAATTTCGTAGCGAAGTGTTAGACCTTCAGTGGGACTCGGGGACATGTGTTCAATCATAAACTGGCATAATCAGACAAGTATTTATGCAATTATCTATATTAGTACTCGTTGCATGTTACTTAGTTCCTTCAGTTTTTAAGCAGGCAAAGCAGTTCCACGGCTGAGTTGGACACTATATGCGGCATTGAAGGGCCTGCTGCGGAACAGATCAAAGATGAAGCAGGTGGTGACCATGTGATGCACGATGCTCTAGTGGGAGTGACAGAAACAGAGTATCAGCTAGACAGTGACCTTAGAGATGTTAGAGGACTGCTGTCCACTGGACTTCTTGAAGGTTTCAGGGTGACCTACATGAAGGATGAGGTGTGTGTTGTTCCTGCTGGCATTAGGATTGTTGATTGAGTAAACTGACTGAAACATAGGGTTTTGTATCTCAAGGACAACATTTATGCTTCATTTTGATTATATTTAGGTGGAGGAGGTTGGACGGATAAATGGACAGGGTTATTCTTGTGGCTGCTCAAAGTGTAATTACAATAGTAATGTAAGCTTTCTGGTACTGTTTGTGTTGCATCAATGATAAGTTATACTGCTCTTTTTAATTTGTCTGGTAACTGACCTCATGATACCTGATAAATTGTAGATTATGAATGCGTGCGAGTTTGAGGAGCATTATGGTCAGTCATTTGACAACCAGATTGATCACATCTTCTTGGATACCGGGATTTCTCTATTCAGGGTGGTGGAAGCACTGAAACCTtgtaagcttaacatgcttgggGATTTCATTGAAGAGAAGATTGGTTTCCCTCCTAATTTGGATGAGTATAACAAGTGGAAAGGTATTTTAGCTAGCACCTAAGGATCTGTTGGTTTTGTGTGTTGCTCAGAATGTGCTAATTTTTTCCTTGTCCTATCTTCCATCTTGTTGATCGTTTAGCTTCATTTCAGAAGAGAAAAGATTATTTAGATGCTGTGGCTTCAGATGGTTGTTTGACTCAGAGGTAGGTTGCATTGCAAAATTTCAATAGGACTTAAGTTCAGATTTATAAATACATATATACTGTGCCATGTTATCTTAAGATCTATTTATGTTCCTATATTCTATATAGTATATATGCATCCATAGTTTTACCTACTATTGTTTTGGGGCTTCAGCTTCTGTATATACTCCGTAAGCCCATAAACCTTGCAAGTGATGGCTTGGGCTAATTGGATGCATTTTCAGTGAGAATTGATTTTTAACTTTGAACTGACATCCCTATCCTTGCTAATTTGTTGTTCTATCTCTTAACTATTTTAGCAAACCTTTTCACCATTTCGATGAAGTGTACTGCCAATTTGCAGTCACTTACATTTAAATCAtcataatgctcctcatgctaaCTTCATCTTGCTGTGAAACCCCACCTCTAGTTCACAGGGGTTGGCTGCAGGGGAGATGATTTACAGTTTGAGAGATTACTTGAAAGATTCTGTCAGCAATAGCATCTCAAACCTTAACTGGAGTGCATCTAAAAGGCGGTCTGGGAGACGGTTTAGACAAGGAGACACTGGGACTTCAACTCCAACCTTTAGCGGAAGCCCAGGCAAAGGGGGTTTTGGCCACTCTACTGACACCTCAGAGAAGAAAGGCACTGAAGAAACTCACAGTGAGAACACAGGAGACCCTCTCAGCATCGATGGTGTTAAGTCTGATTCTCCATTACCTACTGCAGTAACCACTAACCACTCTAAACACGATTCAACAAATTTAGGGCTTTCTTTATCAAGTCCAGTAAAAATCACGCAAAGGCCACTCCGAAACTGCAGCATAGACTCAAAGTCAAAAGAATCAAAAACAAGGTAAACGATTAAATTTTTTGTAACATTTAAGGGATCTCTTTGCAAAAGCTGGTGAAAGGCGCTCTTTTACATGACATTTCGAAATGATGCATAACCTACCATTTCTTCAGGGATACCACTTTGCATCCACTGATTTTCAAGGAGGATGGCCTTGCAGATAATACTTTGTTGACTTACAAGTTAAAGAATGGAGAGGTGCTCTGGATATTTATGTGAACTATATTGGCCCCCTTTTCCGCAATCACCTGAATATGTAGCACTCTTAAGAGGACTCACGCTTCACTGTTTTTAGGCTCTAAAGCAAGGGTATAAACGGGGAACATGCATCATCTGTAACTGTTGCAATCAAGAGGTAAAAACTAAGCAAACATCATTTTTTTTCTTACGCTGTAATTATTCTGCATGAGGACCAATTGATGTTTTTGCTGTTCTGTTTCAACTCCAGTTTTCTCCTTCCCACTTTGAAGAACATGCTGGCATGGGGAGAAGACGGCAACCGTAAGTACCACtatttttgggaagaagtagtgcCTATGCGAACTTTAGTACTCATATAATATAAGAGCTAGAAGTTCCAATTTCCAAAATGGCATTCAATTAACCTTTTGTAATAAAGACCTAAAAAGAGTTCTTGGGTGTTTAAATTCATCTAAGTGGTGAAAATTTTATGTTTCAGGTATCACAACATTTATACATTAGAAGGATTATCACTTCATAAGCTAGCTCTGCAACTGCAAGATCATTTGAATCCAAATGGATTCGACAATGCTAGTGTTTCCAGCGTCAGTGACTACCATAACCTTACTTCTTCAGGTAACTTAATGGGTGCCGTGTAATACTGTAATGTGTACGCCGAGGTTCATTTTAACAACCAATAGCTTATTTAGGTTTCTGTCTATTTTCATTAAATTACCCAGTGCAGATTATTCGGTTTGCTGCATGTTGGGTGGTTATGCCTCATGATCTCTTCCGAATTGGCAGCTATGCCTGCAACCTTTATGAATGCTCAGGCATATATTGGAAGCATAGGAATGTATGTGTGTTTGAGGGAAGTAAGGAACTAGTCCTGGTTCTGTTGTACTGTACCAGTAGGTGATGGAGAGCAACTTGTGGTGTCTAGCCGGTAATATGGCACTACATAAACTGCTTGTCAGATCGGTGGTTTTGGACACTAAAGTGGTCCCGTAGTGGTCGTGTTCCTTGTGTGTGGCGCATTTGTAAGAGTAGAGGTTAGGCCCCTGGCCTATCCACCGGTGTGTTTGTTCCCTTTTCTTTCATAATAAAATGACACATAGCTCTCTTGTGTTTGTTCCCTCCGTCTCCCTGTCTCTCGCTCGTCGGCAGCCACGGCGCACCAACGCCATGATCTTGGCCGGCGATCGTGACACTGCTGACCCTGGAGGGCCTCAACGCCAAGTTCGATGCCAGCCTCACCTCCATCAGCAACACCGTCGCCACCCTCGCGCACTCCGAGGCGTCGCCTTTTCGTCCCAACTCCCAACCACCGTCGGGGGCAACTCCGCCGGCGACCACGCACCTGCTACTTCCTCCACCGGTGATCGCGCCACCGCCCCTACCACCAGTGCACCGTCAGCATGCCCGATTGGGGCCAGTACATCCACACCAGCAGGACTGCCACTTCACCTCATCTCCATGCCATCATCACTGTTCCCGGTTTCGTCGTATGTCCTCTCGTCGACGACGGCGCCGGAGTTCACGATGGCAATGCCTCCAACACTGACCGTGTCCTCCGTCCCTAGCCACAAGGTTCTCTACGGGGGAGTGGACGATACCCTATTCTTGGGCGCGCCGACTAGCGGCGACGTCCAGGGCGACGCACCCAGGCCATACGACGTTGTGCCACCCGCTGGCCACACCCTGACCTGGCACCTCCGCGGTTCTACAAGCTTGACTTCCCCACGTATGACGGCGCCCGGGACCCTTTCAATTGTCTCAACCAATGTGCACAGTTCTTCCGCGGCCAGCGCACCCTGGCCTCGGACTGCACGTGGCTGGCCTcctaccacctcaccggagccgcGCAGACGTGGTACTATGCCCTCGAGTAGGACGAGGGCATGCTCTCGTGAGAGCGCTTCTGCGAGTTGTGTACCCTCCGCTTCGGCCCAACAGTTCATGGCACCTGCCTATTCGAGCTCGCACGTCTACCATTCACATCTTctgtgcaggagtatgctgatcgcTTCAATGCCGTGTTGTGCCATGCCCGTGGTCTCTCAGGCCCCTAGAAGGCCAAGTTGTTCGTGGGCGGGCTCTCGGACCACATTCGCATCGACGTCGAGCTTCTCGAGCCGCGGGATCTCAAGTCGGCCATGTACTTGGCCCGGGCCTTCGAGGCCTGCGCAGCTGCGTCGCCACCGGCCCCGACGGCGCGGGGCGCCAATTCCCCGCCGTGCGGGACAGCCTGCGCCAACTCGAGCCCCGCTGTGCGCGCCGCTGCAGCAACAACCTCCAACACCTAGGGGGCACGCCAACCCCAGCAGAAAACGACAGCCCTTCTCACCAGTTTCGTCATCTCTCCCCTACCGTACAACAACCCGAGGCCACGTCTGTAAACGCCTCTTCTACTTGGAGTTGGCCGACTTCATTGACGATGATATCCCGGCCAACATCTCTGCCACAACAGGTCCTCATGACCATGACGTTGTGGCAGGGACTGCTCCGGGTGGATGAATTTTCGACGCCTCTACCCAactcgaggacgagctgttttTGCAGGCAGGGAGAGATGTTATGGCCGGCATCAGCTATAAGAGATGCCGAAAATTAGGATCAGGAGGCTTAAGGGCCAAGTTATCATTAGATATGGAGATAGCTATTAGATAGGAGTTAGTTAGATAATATAAGATGAGAAGCTATTAGATAGGAGTTAGTTAGATAAGATGAGAGGAGGGACTATAAAACAACTCTGTACGCCTCTATTTGGAATCAAGCAGAAGCAATTACTATTGCCCGCTTCCCCAGGGAGTAGGGCGAACCCCTAGCTGCCACCCCTTCTTCCTCCTCTCGCTTGCAGCCCACTCTGAACAGTAACGCGGGTACTGTAGCTGCCACTCCTCCGTctcccccccctctctctcttgcTCGCTCGCTCAGCTCGCTCGTGGGCAGCCAGGGCGCACCAACGCCGTGATCTTGGCCGGCCACCTGCGCCCCATCCCTACTCTTTACGCCACGACCCTGGTCGGATCCGCAATCATATCAGCCTCAGTAGTTAGTAGGCATTTTTTGTTTCTTTGGTCACATATAGATTTTTATTTGAAGGCTATGTTatttggatttaattttattaccTTTAGGCAATGAGGTAGTGATCATTGAGCTTTATGTTTGCAACTAATTTAGAGCCTGTGTGGACCTATTGTTCCTTTTATCTAGAGCTTGTGTGCAACTAATTTAGAGCTTTATGTTTGCTAATTGGTTCCTTTTATTACAGGTTGTGGCAGAGAACCTTCTACTACCAGTGGACCTATTGTTCCTCTGAAACGGACTTTACAAGAAAGAGTGGTAGAAACAGAGAGTTGCTATTTCTGTGGGTAAGATACTACTAATAAGTATTTTTTATCGATAGATAAACAGGATCAGGTGAGCTCCTTTATATGAAAATTTGCATCATTACATAATGTCAGGTATGGCCACACAACGATTGGAAATATCAATCCAGACACGATTATTTTCTGTAACCAGGTCTGTTCTGCTTAATGCTTATGTCCAACGCATTGCCTTTGATAGATTGCTGGCTTCTGAATTGTGCCTTGTTACTATATGCAGTGCGAGAGACCATGCCACATCAAATGTTACAACAATAGAGTTGTAAAAAAGAAGGTTTCTGACCTTTTCACTTATGGGTGAAAGGAAGGCCTGCCATTGTGAATGATACATCTGAATAATTAAACTGAACATTTCAGGTGCCTCTGGAAATTTTGAAAGAATACATGTGTTTTCACTTCTTGTGCTGCCAAGAATGTCAATCACTCCGTGCCCGTCTAGAAGAAGGACTGGAAAAGTGTGTAGGGATTACCTTCCTTAGACGGATAAGATCTAATATTTGTTGGCGACTTTTAAGTGGAATGGATGCAAGTAGGGATGTCAAACTCTACATGCCTCAGGTCATTGATATCTTCAAAGTAAGTTGTTCTTTCGCTTATAAATTGTGCCTCTTCCTGTCAGTAGCATCTTGGCTGCTAATAGTCTCACCGTGATCTCTGTACCTCATAGGATGCATTTATGGATTCTACTGATGAGCACAGTGACATCATCTCAGACATGGTTAATGGGTATGTTCTTGCTTATTTTGCTAACTCTTAATTCATATATGAGTGGGCTGTGGGTTCATTGATCTGTGTTTACCTTTAGTCTCTTTTTTTCATTAATTGAAGTATGTATGTATACAATCTAAACTTCATGGTTGCAGCAAAAATGGAGACCAAGAGAAGGATTTTCGAGGAATGTATTGTGCACTGTTAACTGCAAGGTGGTTCTTTTCCGTGCCATGCTTTTCATTATTATGCCATTTTGTTTTCTAGTCTTCATAGTGATGCCTctggcgaaagggcctctagcctagtGGTGAAGGGCTTTCGAGTAACACCTCCAAGTCCTGGGTTCGATCCTCCTCGGGACGAATTTTCAGGATTGGTTAAAAAATCCACTCATCGTGCTCCATCCGCTCTCGGGTTACGATGTTCTATgcgccaccctccggttgggccgttgcagagtggacggTTGACTCCGGCCTATTAGTGATAGGGGGtagggttcggggattttctgGTCCGGGACCATTATCTCGGTTCctacttaatataataccgggacgACGGTCTTTCCCTCGGCTGAATTTTATAGTGATGCCTCTGTTATGCATTTAATCCTTGCATTTTTATGGTTCTGCGTGCAGAGTTTACAAAAAGAGCACACATAAACTGCAAATTGTTAGTGTCCTCAAACTGAGGTTTTTTTGTTGCTGGTATTCTTACATTTTCCCATTTTGATTTTATTGCAGCACACATGTTGTCTCTGCTGCGATTCTGAAAGTGCGCATCGAACAAATCGCAGAACTTGTCCTCATTGCTACTCGTAGCGAGTGCAGAAAAAAGGTGGAATTGACTTGAACCAGTCACTCTATAGCTGATATTGTATGATTCTACATGTCCCACTCCTAAAAAAAGAAGAGGGATGCATAACTAGAGTATCCATGAGTCATTGGCGACATatcaaaaaaagaaaaagaaaaatgatTTGGAATATATTTAATCATCAAGCATTAATCGTACCAGCAAATATTTTGGAATTAATGTTAATTTTCCAACCGTTATATCTGGTCCCTGGGTCCCATATGGGAGTCCAATATTTTTAAGGACTGACATGTGATAATGCTGTTTTCATTTGATAATTCTGAATGAAATCATTTCAGCTATTTTTTTACCTAGGAGTATTATTGTTTGGCGTTTTTTTGTGCAGGGTTACTTCATACTTCTCCTAAAGTCGATCGAGGCAAATTTGAGAGCCTGGAATGTAAGCCTTCTTACTGCGCCTGTTGACCCTGAAATGGCACAAATCTGGTCAGAGAAGCTCGGGTTCACCATTTTATCAGCTGAAGAGGTAACCACATTCTCTGTCGCATATTCTTCTGGTTCATGGCATGATGAAATTATTCAATTAATTTTTTGAGCAAAGACTAACTGAATATTACAAATTGTCTCCTTTGTTTTGCTAATACTAACAGTATTATCGCTCACATGTTGTTCTGTTGACAGAAGGAGTCAATGCTGGAGTCGCACCCCTTGGTGATGTTCAAGAACCTAGTCTTGGTGCAGAAATCACTTGCTTGAGCAAATCTGATCTATGTTTGTTTGTACTACTTTAGAAATGAAAACCCGGTTTCGAGAGCTTAGACAGTACGGGGTTAGGCCGTGTTAAGtcattttgtttattatttagatttaaaatatttttaaactATTTAAATATATATTATAAATTATATCTCTACGCTTGAGCGGGAAACTGGAACAGTCCCAAACACTCCCATAGAGTTTAGACGGACTAGATGTTCGTGTATTGTTACGGTTTTATGTCACATGGACACAGAtagattttgttttaataaataaaatatatgTGCTCTAATGGTTAGGTGGATGTAGATGTGAAATCAATAACTAAGGTGTGGACCCCCACAATTTTACTTTATTCTTGTTTAGAACGGGAAGAGGTGAAAGTTAATGCTTTATATAGTAGAGGTGTGTTGTTAGTTGCGTGGCCACACATGCTTTTAGGGTCTAGTTTGTGTGACTGCAGCAGGTGCTCACCTGTATAATTGATTGCACGTGCTTATTATGACATGTAAGGTCTTGTTTGGTTTGATGTGTATTTAGGAGAATTGATGGGGATTTAATATCCTTAAGCCCTGATTTGGTGACCCTGGATTccgggaggattggaggggattgagggggaaattagtttattttcccctCAATCCTCTCCAATCCTCTCGGGATCCTCtcgtcaccaaatcaacccttagggcttgttcggttattttcaatccatatggattagaggggattgatacggattgaaggagattttgacttactagggattgaaaccccctcaatccccttcaatccatatTGGGGTAGAATCGAACAAGCCCTTAtgattgatttggtgacaagaggATCACAGAGGATTGAAGGAGATTGAGAGGGAAACAAACTAATTTTCTCAATCTCCTCCGATCTCCTGTAATCCttagtcaccaaatcagcccttaatCTCTCTCGATCCATCTCTAACCAAATAAGACCTAATAAGGCCTAAGGGGATGTTTGATTTGAGGTGGTTTGAGACTCATGTGTTGTTGGTTGCGCGTGTGGAGCGCTTCATTTGCCACACATGCTTTTAGGGTCCAGCTTGTGTGACTGCAGTAGGTGCTCACTTGTATATGTGATTGCCACGTGCTTATTGTGATATGTAAGGCCTTGTTCTGTTTGATATGGATTGAGGGAATTTAATATtttccaatcccactcaatccaccccTAACCGAACAAACTCTAAGAGTCTGTTTGGTTTAAAGTGGTTTGAGGACGATCGAAGGGAATTAAATTCCTTTCAATCTCTCTCAATCTATCTCTAACGGAACAAGTCTTTAATTCACTTTTAACCGAACAAGTTTTAAGGCGGTTGGACACCTATATATCTTTCCGCCGTGCCCCGTTACACGCACACTCCCACCATAAATCCAGAGTAATACTAAACAACACTCGTTATTTGAAGGTTGACTCAAATTTTGGCATGTTTCATTATCTGTTGCTTGATGTTTCATACTATTGTTTTTTTATGTTTCGTAAGATGCACACTATTGTTGTTTGATTCCGTGTAATTCACTTGTCGATCCGCTATCGTGCAGTTATTTCATTTTCTCACCCGTTTAGTGCTAACCGTTCGAGGTGAATGTAATACATTAAAAATCCATATGATAGCAGCCTTCAAAACACACTCAAATGATATGATGCATAAACAGACTCTAAATCCATTATGATCCATTTTTATGCCTGGTCGTTTACTATGGGCACGAAGTTTGCAGTTAGTAACGTTTCTACGTCTATATGCATCAACTGATGTACTGTTTGGAAGCACCCAATTTTTAAAATACTGGTTTATAGAAATTAAAGTGATTTCAAACATATCCGTTTATGACTAAGTTTATAGAAATTAGATTctcagtttcttaaaaaccaagaaaCTAGCTTCACCTAGCTAAAAAAAAATTGGATTGTCTCGACGTTGTGCCATCACACGCCAACCAATTATCTGAAGTGTCTCATATGTTGTTCTGGTCTGGAATATATCGGCCAAATCTGTGGGGTAGCGTCTCATAAATTGCAAAAGACCGGTAACAGGACGACGGGCAACCATGCGAAGAGAGTTAGAAATAGCATAATCAACTTTGCAGTGCACCGGTCATCATGCGCTATCTCCGAATGAAAAAAAAACAACGAGGCCAAACATAGCAGAGCTGTGTCCCAGCTATCTGCATTGCCCGGCCATGCCATGCCAAAGTGAACTCTCGGTTCGGCTGCCCACCATCCAATAAATGGCGAATCTAACCAAAAATATTATCGGGTAGCAAGGTCAGGTTTGCTACATGATACAAATTTTCTTGAACTTTAACTGTGTTTTTCTAAAGAATTTATAAATTTTATCCGGGTGACTAACACCCCTAGATCCACCCCTGCAATCCAAGTTTTGTGCCGTGAAATATCGCGACAGATCAATGAGCCTAGCCGCACCATCCTACAGTCTTGTTCGTCGTGAAGCCAGCATGCGATGAACCAGTGTCCTGCTGAGGAGCGGGCTTTGGCTGCCTTGGCTTGGCAGGGTCAACGAAGATGACCCATCCATCCAGGAACTTGGCGTTCATCTCCTGCCGCGCTCTCTCGGCCTCTTCTATGGTGGCATATCTCACGAAACCGAAACCCTTTGACCTCCCAGAAACTCTATCCGTCACCACTTTTGCTGCACACAGTAACACAAAAGCACACTACAATTAAGAGTGAGGAACAGGATGAACAGAGGCCTGAACATAACTACTCGAAGAAAGCTTCCCGTGTACCTTCAAGGAGCCTCCCGAAAGGAGCAAATGCACCCTGGAGCTTCTCATCTGTCGTTAACCTTGAAAGGCCTGCGCCCAAGTTAATGTAAATCAGGACCCTCAAAGCAGTTTATTTTTATGGAAAACCTACAGGTGAAAATGAACTGGGAGCTGCTTCTTACTGAGAGAAGTGTTTATTACTGAGCATAGCGGCAAACTACAACCGATGGACATGGAACACGGCCATTTTTATGCACTGGTAAAAAGAAAATCAAGCAAAACGCACAGGTGCAATAGGATTTGACGGCACAAGAGCTGCAGGATGGGATGCAAACTAGGAGTCTGTAACAGGTTTAAATGCTGTGCTTCATCGATAAAGCTTACTGGTTATCCCTAGTTCCCCAAATGGATTGCTCACAAACATAGCATTAAGGTATCCAAGTGCCCGCAGCTTTAAATTCACGCACACACCTGTTTTGTATTAGTGCGACGAGTTTGGTGGGACGGGGCGAAGCGGAGAGACGTTACCACTGACGAAGAGGTTGGGCGTGGTGAGCGGTGGCACGTTGGCGACCTCGGTGGCGTCGCCGAATATGGAGGACGGAGAAGACGAGCCGAAGCCGGCGGAGGAGCAAAAGGTAGCGCGCAGTACGGAGGAGGAGGCTGGAATAGAGCTGCAGAAGAGGCGTCGAAGCAGCGCCggggcggcggcggaggcggccATGGCCGTCGCCTGCAGCTAGAACCCTACCCGCCTCTGGTTTCGGGCTTTCGGCTTTTGGGTCGCGGGCGGGCGGAGGTTCGGCTACATACTTTCTCTGGCTTGCCTCTTTAGGACTTTAGGTTGATAAAAAATAAACaattttagttttaatttaatatAAAAAATCACAGTGAAGTATGTGACGATATGTATATGCatatgtgtatcactactcacataaATAATAAATAATAGTAAAATATGTATAACTACAAAGAACGGATTGTACCCTACGGAGGGATCGATGCTGAAGGTATCAGtgactccattcacacgagacatcttgtGTGTATGTTTAGTCGTATGCAGTCGATGCAGTCAGATGCACgtagtgcagtccctcgaacggtgcCAGCGCTGAGGAAGTTGACCAGTGATGATTGAGCGGACGaagcgagcagtcgcgagtacgctccccaaaaataTGATCGCctgcacacccgtgcaagtgtcgcTCTGCAGACGACGATTTCGGAGGCATGCTCTTCCAcactctgtgctcgcagaaggtgggacggGAATGACTGTGTGCAATGCGTCTGAGACTGTTCATTGTGCTGTCATCACCAGAAGCAGCCCCACCTCCGTATATATATACACGCGTAGAGGGAGGCCAACAGACAGTAACGGTCGCCATCAGAGCTACCGTTACAGCCAGCCAGAAACTGACGCCATCAGTGACGTCCGTTACTAGCTGACAACCATTACAATCCATCAGTTACTAGCCATAACACAGGAAACAGCCAGTAACGGACGACCGTAATGGACGGTCATCACTCTAGACAAAATGTGCAACCGTTagaaaggaatattcggaccaaggtccgatatACATATACCACACCCACGGCCACGACcatggcccggccggcggcgcgcacgtgtggcagtccttcatccttttctcaccttctcaatagatgcactaatggtccacctattaagttgattgaattgtcgcttgaacttccggtatggtactaaagtactagtacaccgtagcattaaagtgagcctttagcattgactattattgaatattaatatggACCAGGCCCACATTAAttaaacaatccccaccaaattcCAACTCACACTAAAATGATGtcatcatctcaaacgtttgatatactggtgtttcgatggagattGTTAAGTTGAACATTTACCTAGAATCtagactacacttgaccacaactgcacaatggactagaccttgaattgacagttttgcgtggaataagtttcatctaaactctttaccagtactagattgttgagcgcatcccctctggttggagcatataag
It contains:
- the LOC100283990 gene encoding RNA binding protein yields the protein MAASAAAPALLRRLFCSSIPASSSVLRATFCSSAGFGSSSPSSIFGDATEVANVPPLTTPNLFVSGLSRLTTDEKLQGAFAPFGRLLEAKVVTDRVSGRSKGFGFVRYATIEEAERARQEMNAKFLDGWVIFVDPAKPRQPKPAPQQDTGSSHAGFTTNKTVGWCG